AAGTTATACCACACTGGGCTTGGCATAGTGAGTTATACCTTAATTAATAATGAGGCTATGAGAACAATAATGGTCTAACTACATTTCTACaatactaagtttatgatttctaacagaataataattgtattaaaaccTGTATCATTGAAGCTGTAttgggttggacttagtatcccttagcacgaatttggatgtaaaaaatattgtagttgatatgAGCTTTAGTCCacaattataatgataccactcttattacactGTATTTTtagcattaattatttaatgacattttcagggggactttacaaataatttatttaaatgtgtacacTCACATTaatctaagattttttttttatttattaaataaaacttattaaactTGTATATTGTTGTACTTGTAAatgttaatattgtaaaaattgtaGTAATATAGCTCTTGTTCGTTATTCAGAGATTTAAGACAAAAGAAATATTCTTTTCCCTAATCGTTATTATATTTTCAGTCGTGTAGTGTGCCGCCACAGATATCACTGGGCCAAAGTAGCACAACACAAGCAATTTCTTAAAGAACTGCACAGTTTTGAAAGATTACAATCCAATGCTTTAGACGGAGTGAGGGTGCACAGGGAGTTTTCCCAAGGAATTCTATCACACAAGATTCCTCCGCGGCGCTACATTCAAAAGCTTACACCTGACCCATTAAATTCTCATCAACGAATGAGAGTGGAGGAGATCATAAGTGGGAATGCTATATtcagcaaataatatttatgttttacttAATAGTTTgctatgtaataataaacagaTAATAAATCTATTTCTTAATGAAATCCATTATGCATTGAGATTAAAAGATCTTATTCAAAGCAAtggtacctaattataattttctCTATACAGTTTATAAAGTTAGTCACAAATCACAATTAttgtttcaaaaaattttaataataaaagatttatatatttaaagagttatttattcctatgtattacTTAGCacaacttttttcttttttaatttcttgctCTTTtcaacattagtttgtaggtaatGTGCTTCCCTCTTTGCTTGTGATATCTCTGCTCTCAATCTTTGTTTCATTGCAGCCTTCTCATAAGCCAATCTTTCACTCAAATGAATCCATTTAAATCTAGGTATGTATTTTATGTTCCATATCATATCATAATAGCGAGACCTTTTTCGTGTGCctattttggtattattaagatTGGCTGCAACAGCTTTAGCAaccttctttttttgaaattcaaccCAGCCTTCAGTAAACTGGTTTGGGACACGCTTACGTTTTTCGCCAGGTTCTGAAATACGAAAgaactgtataaaataaatacaaagacCTCAATTGCTTTATTAAACTAACATACGTTACACTTACTTGCACTGGATTGTAAATAAACACGACCTACTTCACCAAATTCGCTAAAAATCTCGCGGATTTTTGCAACATTCATATACGGTGGTATTGttgacaaaaatataattccTCGTTTTCGTGTTTTCTTGTGTTTTGCAAACTTGTCATGCGAGTCATGTGTACTATCCATGCTAGTTTCGCCATGGCTTTCTAAGTGTGAACCGTTTTCGGGCACCCGTTCCATAACATTATCCATCATtggaataatttaatttatactataaAGCAATATGAATTTTATCGCAGCAAAATACTAACCTAAAACTACTTTGGTACCTAACTATAAAAAAGTACTTCACTCACCAATGACGTTGACAATTGTCATTTGTCGCAACTTGTTTGAAAGTTAGAATGGCTGAATGCGCATACTATGGCATTGCCAAAGAAAAGAAAACCTTGTCTGGTTATTGAACAAAAAACTAGGTGATATGGTCTagaaactatttattatttaaagaattAGGAAAAGAATTTGCGAAAgacgaaaaaaaaagtaaacagaACGTGAAATCTGTAAGTTAAATCACAGATTACTAGAGATACTACGTGTTGACATTAGTAAAATACCAAGATGGTTCTGTATTCCACAATGATTAAATAAACCGTTTTAAGGACACAATGATAAAAATAACATGTACAGGAACGAAATATGCTGCGGCCTCGGAGCAATTATCAAGCCTACAGAAGTAACAATAAGTTGAGCTGTACAGGACTGGCTTGACTTTTCTAACCCTATAGCGAAACGCAATGCACTGAAAAGTGAGAGTCATATATCTCACCTTGTCTATCTTGAAATGAAAAACAATAACTAGAagccattttatttcattttaaacacCAGTCTGGTGACCATTGCGTGTG
Above is a window of Leptidea sinapis chromosome 40, ilLepSina1.1, whole genome shotgun sequence DNA encoding:
- the LOC126976438 gene encoding activator of basal transcription 1-like, with translation MMDNVMERVPENGSHLESHGETSMDSTHDSHDKFAKHKKTRKRGIIFLSTIPPYMNVAKIREIFSEFGEVGRVYLQSSAKPGEKRKRVPNQFTEGWVEFQKKKVAKAVAANLNNTKIGTRKRSRYYDMIWNIKYIPRFKWIHLSERLAYEKAAMKQRLRAEISQAKREAHYLQTNVEKSKKLKKKKVVLSNT